One part of the Engraulis encrasicolus isolate BLACKSEA-1 chromosome 17, IST_EnEncr_1.0, whole genome shotgun sequence genome encodes these proteins:
- the LOC134467347 gene encoding dynein axonemal light chain 4 isoform X2, whose product MADTGDSKKEEADYKRLHSFPLIRHTDMPEEMRVETMELCVTACEKFASNNESAAKMIKEAMDKKFGSSWHVVIGEGFGFEVTHEPPEVSPSCHVFFTS is encoded by the exons ATGGCGGACACGGGTGACAGCAAGAAGGAGGAGGCCGACTACAAGAGACTCCACAGCTTCCCTctcattagg CACACAGACATGCCAGAGGAGATGAGGGTTGAGACCATGGAGCTGTGTGTCACCGCCTGTGAGAAATTTGCCTCCAACAacgag agcGCGGCCAAGATGATCAAGGAGGCGATGGACAAGAAGTTTGGCAGCTCGTGGCACGTGGTGATCGGCGAGGGCTTCGGGTTCGAGGTGACGCACGAG CCCCCTGAAGTCTCTCCATCCTGCCACGTCTTCTTCACCTCCTGA
- the LOC134467347 gene encoding dynein axonemal light chain 4 isoform X1 has translation MADTGDSKKEEADYKRLHSFPLIRHTDMPEEMRVETMELCVTACEKFASNNESAAKMIKEAMDKKFGSSWHVVIGEGFGFEVTHEVKNLLYMFFGGSLAVCVWKCS, from the exons ATGGCGGACACGGGTGACAGCAAGAAGGAGGAGGCCGACTACAAGAGACTCCACAGCTTCCCTctcattagg CACACAGACATGCCAGAGGAGATGAGGGTTGAGACCATGGAGCTGTGTGTCACCGCCTGTGAGAAATTTGCCTCCAACAacgag agcGCGGCCAAGATGATCAAGGAGGCGATGGACAAGAAGTTTGGCAGCTCGTGGCACGTGGTGATCGGCGAGGGCTTCGGGTTCGAGGTGACGCACGAGGTGAAGAACCTGCTCTACATGTTCTTTGGCGGCAGCCTGGCCGTCTGCGTCTGGAAGTGCTCCTAG